The DNA sequence CCTGTCCGACGACATTACGGTGCTGTTTGGCAACGGCGCGGGCAGCTTCCCTACTTCGGTCACTGTAGCCACCACTTATGGGGGCGCGCCTTCGGCGCTAGGGGTGGGGGACTTCAACAACGACGGCAATCCCGATATCGCGGTCAGCTTGGCGGGCACCGGCCAGCTGACGATCCTCTATGGCGACGGCAAGGGAGGGTTCGCGCTCGATACGGTACTCGCGGCGCCCAATCCCTTCAGTCTAGCGGCCGGGATCTTCGATCCGAGTAACCTGCCGGGGGTGGCGGTGGCTTCCTTCAGCTCCAATCAGGTAGTGGTGATTCCCAATTGCTCGCTGACATTCTAAAACCTGAGCCTCAGTCGGCGGCTAAACCGGTTTTAACTACGCGCACGCCCCCGATAATATGGCGGAGTGAGCGCAAACACCGAGACAGACCGGGTTGCATACGGCGCGCCTGCCCGCGCGTATTTTCCGCTGGCGCCCGATCTAATCTATCTCAACCATGGCGGCTTCGGCCTCACGCCCCATTGCGTGCTGGCCGAACAGGCGGCTTGGCGCGAGCGGATCGAGCGCAATCCCAGCGGTTTCATGGCCCGCGAACTGCCGCAGATGCTGCGTGACGCGGCCGCGGCGTTGGCTAGTTATCTGAAGGTGCGGCCGGATAACCTCGTCTTCGTTGATAATGCCACTACCGGTTGCAACGCCGTATTGCGCTCGCTCGAACTGGAGCACGACGACGAGATCCTCACCACCAACTACGCCTATGCTGCAATCGCCAAGGCGATCGGATTCGCAGCCCGGCGTGGCCCGGCGAAAGTGGTCACTGCCGAGTTGCCGATGCCGTTGCGGGACGCAAGCGAAGCGATTGAAGCCCTCGCCTCTCGTCTCAGCGCACGCACTAGGCTGGTAGTGCTCGACCACATAGCTTCGCGCAGCGCCTGCATTTTGCCGGTGGCAGCGATGGCACAGTTAGCGCATCAAGCAGGCGCGCGTGTGCTCGTTGACGGTGCTCATGCGCCCGGTCAGATCGAGTTGGATCTGCCGGCGAGCGGCGCCGACTGGTATGTCGGCAATTGCCACAAATGGCTGTTTGCACCGCGCCCGTGCGGTTTCCTGTGGGCCAATCCGCAAGTTGACGAAGTGATACATCCCACCACTATCTCGCATGGTTACGGCGCCGGCTTTACCGCGGAATTTGACTGGACCGGTACTCGCGATCCGAGTCCGGCGCTGTCGGTACCGGCCGCACTGGCCGCTCATGCCCGTCTGGGCGGTGCCCATTTGATGGCGCGCAATGCCGCATTGGCGCGGCGGGCGGGCGAGATGCTGGCGCAGGCATGGG is a window from the Candidatus Binataceae bacterium genome containing:
- a CDS encoding aminotransferase class V-fold PLP-dependent enzyme codes for the protein MSANTETDRVAYGAPARAYFPLAPDLIYLNHGGFGLTPHCVLAEQAAWRERIERNPSGFMARELPQMLRDAAAALASYLKVRPDNLVFVDNATTGCNAVLRSLELEHDDEILTTNYAYAAIAKAIGFAARRGPAKVVTAELPMPLRDASEAIEALASRLSARTRLVVLDHIASRSACILPVAAMAQLAHQAGARVLVDGAHAPGQIELDLPASGADWYVGNCHKWLFAPRPCGFLWANPQVDEVIHPTTISHGYGAGFTAEFDWTGTRDPSPALSVPAALAAHARLGGAHLMARNAALARRAGEMLAQAWGTETAAPSATCAAMATIRMALKPPSGLAIGAVRSRPTVELELRAHLARKHRIEAEIFAQAGALWLRIAAQAYNEWSEYERLATAVQAL